One window of the Thermasporomyces composti genome contains the following:
- a CDS encoding IucA/IucC family protein, which translates to MISDPQAAVAHLTPEAWAAANERLVRKALAEFSHERLVTPKQVSDGAYVVRSDDDAVEYRFTAEVMALDHWRITPGSVRRRRVLDGEQLSLDAGDLIVELRDSLRLTDEIIPVYLEEITSTLASMAYKLSRPVLRAADLVEADFQTIEAAMVDGHPCFIANSGRIGYGVDDHHAYAPETANPIRLLWVAAHRDYTTFTCSPDVDYEDLMRAELGEATLRRFAATMAGLGLDLADYLLIPVHPWQWWTKLAVTFAREVALRHLVCLGPGDDDYRPQQSIRTFFNVSAPHKHYVKTALSVLNMGFMRGLSAAYMEATPAINDWVANLIAGDDVLRRTRVSILRERAAVGYRHRQFEAVTDRTSPYRKMLAALWRESPIPRLEPGHRLATMASLLHVDQDGQSFAAALIERSGLSPAAWLRRYLDAYLVPLLHFVYAYGVAFMPHGENVILVLRDAAVERVILKDIGEEVVVMDPSTPVPPEIARIRAHVDEAEQLLAIFTDVFDCFFRFLNAVLVTAGVLDEETFWRTVAECVADYQASVPQLAERLRRLDIFATTFPLSCLNRLQLRNNRQMLDLADPSSALQFAGELENPIAPFRPTS; encoded by the coding sequence ATGATCTCGGACCCCCAAGCGGCCGTCGCGCACCTGACACCCGAGGCGTGGGCAGCGGCCAACGAGCGACTGGTGCGCAAGGCGCTGGCCGAGTTCTCCCACGAGCGTCTCGTCACCCCTAAGCAGGTCAGCGACGGTGCCTACGTCGTTCGCAGCGACGACGACGCGGTGGAGTACCGGTTCACCGCCGAGGTGATGGCTCTCGACCACTGGCGGATCACCCCGGGAAGCGTCCGCCGCCGCAGGGTGCTCGACGGTGAGCAGCTGTCACTCGACGCCGGCGACCTCATCGTGGAGCTCCGGGACTCGCTCCGACTCACCGACGAGATCATCCCCGTCTACCTCGAGGAGATCACCTCGACCCTGGCGAGCATGGCCTACAAGCTCAGCCGCCCGGTCCTGCGCGCCGCCGACCTCGTGGAGGCCGACTTCCAGACCATCGAGGCCGCCATGGTGGACGGCCACCCGTGCTTCATCGCCAACAGTGGACGGATCGGCTACGGCGTCGACGACCACCACGCCTACGCTCCCGAAACCGCGAACCCGATTCGCCTCCTCTGGGTGGCCGCGCACCGGGATTACACGACGTTCACCTGCTCGCCGGACGTGGACTACGAGGACCTCATGCGGGCCGAGCTCGGCGAGGCCACGCTACGGCGCTTCGCCGCGACCATGGCGGGCCTCGGCCTCGACCTGGCCGACTACCTGCTCATCCCCGTGCACCCCTGGCAGTGGTGGACCAAGCTCGCGGTCACGTTCGCCCGCGAGGTCGCCCTGCGTCACCTGGTCTGTCTCGGCCCCGGCGACGACGACTACCGCCCTCAGCAATCGATCCGCACGTTCTTCAACGTGAGCGCGCCGCACAAGCACTATGTCAAGACGGCGTTGTCGGTGCTGAACATGGGCTTCATGCGTGGGCTATCAGCCGCCTACATGGAGGCCACGCCCGCGATCAACGACTGGGTGGCGAACCTCATCGCCGGCGACGACGTCCTCCGCCGGACGAGGGTGTCCATCCTCCGGGAGAGAGCGGCCGTCGGCTACCGCCACCGGCAGTTCGAGGCCGTCACCGACAGGACCTCGCCGTACCGGAAGATGCTCGCCGCACTGTGGCGGGAGAGCCCGATCCCCAGGTTGGAGCCGGGCCACCGCCTCGCCACCATGGCCTCCTTGCTCCACGTCGACCAGGACGGCCAGTCCTTCGCCGCCGCGTTGATCGAGCGGTCAGGGCTCTCCCCCGCCGCGTGGCTGCGTCGCTACCTCGACGCCTACCTCGTGCCGCTGCTGCACTTCGTCTACGCCTACGGCGTCGCGTTCATGCCGCACGGGGAGAACGTCATCCTCGTCTTACGGGACGCCGCGGTGGAGCGGGTCATCCTCAAAGACATCGGCGAAGAGGTCGTGGTCATGGACCCGTCGACGCCGGTGCCGCCGGAGATCGCGCGGATCCGTGCCCACGTGGACGAGGCCGAGCAGCTGCTCGCGATCTTCACGGACGTCTTCGACTGCTTCTTCCGCTTCCTCAACGCCGTCCTCGTCACCGCCGGCGTCCTCGACGAGGAGACCTTCTGGCGGACGGTGGCGGAGTGCGTCGCCGACTACCAGGCGTCGGTCCCTCAGCTGGCCGAGCGGTTGCGTCGACTCGACATCTTCGCCACGACGTTCCCGCTCTCGTGCCTGAACCGACTCCAGCTGCGGAACAACCGGCAGATGCTCGACCTCGCCGATCCTTCGAGCGCGCTGCAGTTCGCCGGTGAGCTGGAGAACCCGATCGCGCCGTTCCGGCCGACGTCGTGA
- a CDS encoding pyridoxal phosphate-dependent decarboxylase family protein: MPADLTRPDAVDAASYLLTNDSVDRYRRTVREGIERVADRIRRTEQPFSGITPGSLARQIGEIDLDRPLHDLTAALDELEEVYLRDAVYFHHPRYLAHLNCPVVIPALVAEAILSAVNSSLDTWDQSAGGTLIERHLIAWTARRLGFGDTADGVFTSGGTQSNLQALLLAREEALGGAGDDAGRQHLLPRLRILASEASHFSVRKSATLLGLAADAVRTVATDAKRRMRPDALARELRRCRRHGDRVMAVVATAGTTDYGTIDPLPAIADVCASEQTWLHVDAAYGCGLLVSPTRRHLLDGIERANSVTVDYHKSFFQPVSSSAVVVRDGSVLRHVTYHADYLNPVRAAEQDIPNQVDKSLQTTRRFDALKLWLTLRVMGPETLGRLFDQVVDLASKAWELLAHDPRFEVVAPSQLSTLVFRYVPPDGPGRKLIDDANLYARDALAASGEGMVAATTVNGEHYLKFTLLNPTTTLDDIAYVLDLLAEHAHRYVCERLPDGCGAGPHVDDSPPTTRRPDEP; encoded by the coding sequence ATGCCAGCGGACCTCACGCGACCAGACGCCGTTGACGCCGCGTCGTACTTGCTCACCAACGACAGCGTGGACCGGTACCGACGCACCGTTCGCGAGGGGATCGAGCGAGTCGCGGATCGCATCAGGCGTACGGAGCAACCCTTCAGCGGGATCACACCCGGCTCACTCGCCCGCCAGATCGGCGAGATCGACCTCGACCGGCCGCTCCACGACCTCACCGCCGCGCTCGACGAGTTGGAGGAGGTCTACCTTCGCGACGCGGTCTACTTCCACCATCCGCGCTACCTCGCCCATCTCAACTGTCCGGTGGTGATCCCGGCCCTCGTGGCCGAAGCGATCCTCTCGGCGGTGAACTCCTCGCTCGACACCTGGGACCAGAGCGCCGGGGGCACGCTCATCGAGCGGCACCTCATCGCGTGGACGGCACGTCGCCTCGGCTTCGGTGACACCGCCGATGGCGTCTTCACCAGCGGTGGCACCCAGTCGAACCTCCAGGCGCTCCTGCTCGCTCGGGAGGAAGCCCTCGGAGGCGCTGGAGACGACGCCGGCAGACAGCACCTTCTGCCGCGCCTCCGCATCCTGGCGTCTGAGGCGAGCCACTTCAGCGTCCGCAAGTCGGCGACCCTGCTGGGCCTCGCGGCCGACGCCGTGCGCACGGTGGCGACTGACGCGAAGCGGCGCATGCGCCCGGACGCCCTCGCCCGTGAGCTCCGTCGGTGCCGACGGCACGGTGACCGGGTCATGGCCGTCGTCGCGACCGCGGGGACGACCGACTACGGCACCATCGACCCGCTTCCGGCGATCGCCGACGTGTGCGCGTCGGAGCAGACCTGGCTGCACGTCGACGCCGCCTACGGATGCGGGCTTCTCGTCTCCCCCACTCGCCGACACCTGCTTGACGGCATCGAACGCGCGAACTCGGTGACCGTCGACTACCACAAGTCCTTCTTCCAACCGGTCAGCTCCAGTGCCGTCGTCGTGCGCGACGGCTCCGTCCTCCGTCACGTCACCTATCACGCGGACTACCTCAACCCAGTCCGCGCCGCCGAGCAGGACATCCCCAACCAGGTCGACAAGAGCCTGCAGACCACCCGCCGCTTCGACGCGCTCAAGCTCTGGCTCACCCTCCGCGTCATGGGCCCCGAGACGCTCGGCAGACTCTTCGACCAGGTCGTGGATCTGGCATCGAAGGCGTGGGAGCTGCTGGCCCACGACCCACGGTTCGAGGTCGTCGCCCCGTCACAGCTCAGCACGCTGGTGTTCCGCTACGTACCGCCGGACGGGCCGGGCCGCAAGCTCATCGACGACGCGAACTTGTACGCGCGCGACGCGCTGGCCGCCTCCGGCGAAGGGATGGTCGCCGCCACGACCGTGAACGGCGAGCACTACTTGAAGTTCACTCTCCTCAACCCCACGACCACTCTGGACGACATCGCGTACGTGCTGGACCTGCTCGCCGAGCACGCCCACCGTTACGTGTGTGAGCGGCTGCCCGACGGATGCGGCGCCGGACCGCACGTCGATGACAGCCCACCCACCACCCGACGTCCCGACGAGCCCTGA
- a CDS encoding GNAT family N-acetyltransferase gives MTDSPSDAVGGIVFTRHDPALGDFALRRLDLDTDAALVHQWVTHPKAVFWMMQDADLATVTAAYRAVLDDPHRDAFLGLANDTPAFLVERYDPAHVELVGLYDAQEGDVGMHVLCAPTDVPVHGFTRAVFRTVMEFLFADPATRRVVVEPDVRNTAVHKLNAYVGFQVVGVVTKPEKKALLSVCTREQYLATLEGADT, from the coding sequence ATGACCGACTCTCCGAGTGACGCCGTGGGTGGGATCGTCTTCACCCGCCACGACCCCGCGCTGGGTGACTTCGCCCTCCGCAGGCTCGACCTGGACACAGACGCCGCACTCGTCCACCAGTGGGTGACCCATCCCAAGGCGGTGTTCTGGATGATGCAGGACGCCGACCTGGCAACGGTCACCGCTGCGTACCGGGCCGTCCTCGACGACCCACACCGGGACGCGTTCCTCGGACTCGCCAACGACACGCCCGCCTTCCTGGTGGAGCGGTACGATCCAGCGCACGTCGAGCTGGTCGGCCTGTACGACGCCCAGGAGGGCGACGTGGGCATGCACGTCCTGTGCGCGCCCACCGACGTCCCCGTCCACGGCTTCACCCGCGCCGTCTTCCGCACGGTCATGGAGTTCCTCTTCGCCGACCCGGCGACCCGTCGCGTCGTCGTGGAGCCTGACGTCCGCAACACGGCAGTCCACAAGCTCAACGCGTACGTCGGCTTCCAGGTGGTCGGTGTCGTCACCAAACCGGAGAAGAAGGCGCTGCTGAGCGTCTGCACGCGCGAGCAGTACCTGGCCACGCTCGAGGGAGCCGACACATGA
- a CDS encoding lysine N(6)-hydroxylase/L-ornithine N(5)-oxygenase family protein, with protein sequence MSDVTHDLVAIGLGPFNLGLACLTDPIDALDGVFLERRPHFDWHPGMLLESARLQTPFLSDLVTLADPTSPFSFLNFLKETGRLYPFYIRENFYPLRSEYNAYCRWAAEKLDTLRFGHDVTSVEYDETDECYVVRAVRTDTRDTVEFRGRHIVVGTGTAPYLPSACQGIGGDFLHSADYLQRRDEVRRKDSIMVVGSGQSAAEIVYDLLSDIDTYGYRLTWVTRSPRFFPLEYTKLTLEMTSPDYVDYFHALPEETRHKLAGEQGALYKGINADLINDIFDLLYQKSVHGPVPVQLLTNAELTSAAYDDATSTYTLGFHHVEQDRDFSLSTQGLILATGYVFRVPSFLNPVLGRIRWDRYGHIDIARNYSIDVTGRGIFLQNGGVHAHSVSSPDLGMGAYRNAWIIREILGREYYPIEKTVTFQEFGVPEGVAP encoded by the coding sequence ATGTCCGACGTCACCCACGACCTCGTCGCGATCGGCCTCGGCCCGTTCAACCTCGGCCTGGCCTGCCTCACCGATCCGATCGACGCACTCGATGGGGTGTTCCTGGAGCGGCGACCGCATTTCGACTGGCATCCGGGCATGCTCTTGGAGTCCGCCCGCCTGCAGACGCCGTTCCTGTCCGACCTGGTGACGCTGGCCGACCCGACGTCGCCGTTCTCCTTCCTCAACTTCTTGAAGGAGACCGGCCGACTCTATCCCTTCTACATCCGGGAGAACTTCTATCCGCTGCGCAGCGAGTACAACGCCTACTGCCGTTGGGCGGCGGAGAAGCTCGACACCCTTCGCTTCGGCCACGACGTGACGTCGGTCGAGTACGACGAGACCGACGAGTGCTACGTGGTGCGTGCCGTCCGCACCGACACCCGCGACACGGTCGAGTTCCGTGGTCGGCACATCGTCGTCGGCACCGGGACCGCGCCGTACCTTCCGAGTGCCTGTCAGGGGATCGGCGGCGACTTCCTGCACAGCGCTGACTACCTCCAGCGCCGGGATGAGGTGCGCCGCAAGGACAGCATCATGGTCGTCGGCAGCGGGCAAAGCGCCGCGGAGATCGTCTACGACCTCCTGAGCGACATCGACACCTACGGCTACCGGCTCACCTGGGTCACGCGGTCGCCGAGGTTCTTCCCCCTGGAGTACACCAAGCTCACGCTGGAGATGACCTCACCCGACTACGTGGACTACTTCCACGCTCTCCCGGAGGAGACCCGACACAAGCTGGCGGGAGAACAGGGCGCTCTCTACAAGGGGATCAACGCCGACCTCATCAACGACATCTTCGACCTGCTCTACCAGAAGAGCGTTCACGGACCGGTGCCGGTCCAGCTGCTCACGAACGCCGAGCTGACCAGCGCCGCCTACGATGACGCGACATCCACCTACACGCTCGGCTTCCACCACGTCGAGCAAGACCGGGACTTCTCCCTGAGCACGCAGGGCCTCATCCTCGCCACCGGCTACGTGTTCCGCGTCCCGAGCTTCCTCAATCCCGTGCTCGGCCGAATCCGATGGGACCGTTACGGCCACATCGACATCGCGCGTAACTACAGCATCGACGTCACCGGCCGCGGCATCTTCCTCCAGAACGGCGGCGTGCACGCGCACAGCGTCTCCTCCCCCGACCTCGGCATGGGGGCCTACCGCAACGCGTGGATCATCCGCGAGATCCTCGGGCGGGAGTACTACCCGATCGAGAAGACGGTCACGTTCCAGGAGTTCGGGGTCCCGGAGGGTGTCGCGCCATGA
- a CDS encoding ABC transporter substrate-binding protein, translating to MSYPIDARPSRRRLLALGAAAAAGSLLSGCGTGGDAAGSSATPSTSQPNERTRWSFTDDRGETITADTTPSRIVAFTGTAAALVDLGLEDKIVGVFGETTNQDGTPHPQAGDLDVDKVAILGNVWGEFNVEKYAALRPDLLVTHMYDPGSLWYVLEESKDAILRVAPSVAINVARVPILEPIQRYAELAEALGADLTSSAVTEAKARFEAAADSLREAVRANPGIKVMAASGSQDLLYVSNPKVNTDLLFFAELGVDLVQPEKLDAGGYYESLSWENADTYAADLILLDSRSTALQPDDLAAMPSWTRLPAVKADQITPWDSVPRFSYKGFAPNLERLAEAIRKARRVR from the coding sequence ATGTCGTACCCCATCGACGCCCGACCATCCCGGCGGCGACTCCTCGCCCTCGGCGCCGCTGCCGCGGCCGGTTCGCTGCTCAGTGGCTGTGGCACGGGTGGCGACGCCGCCGGCTCGTCAGCCACCCCCTCGACCTCGCAACCGAACGAGCGCACGCGCTGGTCGTTCACCGACGACCGCGGCGAGACGATCACCGCCGACACCACCCCCTCCCGCATCGTGGCTTTCACCGGCACAGCGGCCGCGCTCGTCGACCTGGGGCTGGAGGACAAGATCGTCGGAGTCTTCGGCGAGACCACCAACCAGGACGGCACGCCCCACCCGCAAGCCGGCGACCTGGACGTCGACAAGGTGGCGATCCTCGGCAACGTCTGGGGCGAGTTCAACGTCGAGAAGTACGCCGCCCTGCGACCAGACCTCCTGGTCACCCACATGTACGACCCGGGCTCTCTGTGGTACGTGCTGGAGGAGAGCAAGGACGCGATCCTGCGGGTCGCCCCCAGTGTCGCGATCAACGTCGCACGGGTGCCGATCCTCGAGCCGATCCAGCGCTACGCCGAGCTCGCGGAGGCGCTGGGCGCCGACCTCACCTCGTCCGCTGTCACCGAAGCCAAGGCGCGCTTCGAGGCCGCCGCTGACTCCCTGCGCGAGGCGGTGCGCGCGAACCCCGGCATCAAGGTCATGGCCGCGTCCGGCAGCCAAGACCTCCTCTACGTGTCGAACCCGAAGGTCAATACCGACCTTCTCTTCTTCGCCGAGCTTGGCGTGGACCTCGTCCAACCGGAGAAGCTCGACGCCGGCGGCTACTACGAGAGCCTCAGCTGGGAGAACGCCGACACGTACGCCGCCGACCTGATCCTGCTGGACAGCCGCAGCACGGCCCTGCAGCCGGACGACCTCGCCGCGATGCCGTCCTGGACCCGGCTACCTGCCGTCAAGGCCGACCAGATCACACCATGGGACTCCGTCCCTCGCTTCTCCTACAAGGGGTTCGCGCCGAACCTGGAACGCCTCGCCGAGGCGATCAGGAAGGCGCGCAGGGTTCGCTGA
- the pyrH gene encoding UMP kinase encodes MPQLRRVLIKLSGQAVAGPQGSGFSPEALDHLAREVLAAREVGTQVAIVVGGGNIFRGSSAEAWGIDRVEADNIGMLATVINAILLRGRLSVVSDYDVRVMTAVPISAVAEPFIRLRAIRHLEKGRIVILAGGIGQPFVTTDYPAVQRAAEIEAEAILIAKHGTDGVYDRDPNTQPEARRYRFLTYDDALTQGLRVMDQAAFVLARDQRIPLHVFDIEREGVIAGICRGEEHGTRIAADVETAWA; translated from the coding sequence ATGCCCCAGCTGCGACGAGTCCTGATCAAGCTCAGCGGTCAGGCGGTGGCCGGTCCTCAGGGATCCGGGTTCAGCCCTGAGGCGCTCGACCATCTGGCCCGCGAGGTGCTCGCGGCACGGGAGGTCGGGACGCAGGTCGCCATCGTCGTCGGCGGTGGCAACATCTTCCGGGGATCGTCCGCTGAGGCGTGGGGCATCGACCGGGTCGAGGCCGACAACATCGGCATGCTCGCGACGGTCATCAACGCGATCCTCCTGCGTGGGCGGCTGAGCGTCGTGAGTGACTACGACGTTCGCGTCATGACCGCCGTGCCGATCAGCGCAGTCGCGGAGCCCTTCATCCGCCTGCGCGCGATCAGGCACCTCGAGAAGGGCAGGATCGTCATCCTGGCGGGTGGGATCGGCCAGCCGTTCGTCACCACGGACTACCCGGCGGTGCAGCGGGCGGCGGAGATCGAGGCCGAGGCGATCCTCATCGCCAAGCACGGAACGGACGGGGTCTACGACCGGGATCCCAACACGCAACCCGAGGCACGTCGCTACCGCTTCCTCACCTACGACGACGCGCTCACGCAGGGCCTGCGTGTCATGGACCAGGCGGCCTTCGTCCTCGCCCGGGACCAGAGGATCCCGCTGCACGTCTTCGACATCGAGAGGGAAGGCGTCATCGCCGGCATCTGCCGGGGCGAGGAGCACGGGACGCGCATCGCCGCGGATGTCGAGACGGCATGGGCATGA
- a CDS encoding DUF4185 domain-containing protein gives MHRRALLTAAALAAPLAALPTRDATAATRTRPRPKPAEGVSTMQAPGPTVPGPSLAEMVAKLTGYDSINETDTRYQVMGTDLGVMWDNGSGQILMAFGDTFGKGHVGGGQFGEDWRSNTLARSSDRNLADGMHFDDMVVDQPGHAKELLASKKVDHDEITVIPNSGVSVGGRQYLHYFSQNHWGPWNTNYGGIAYSDDNGETWTKSDVRWENSAPRWDRYFQIGSLLRHDGYVYLFGTGSGRFYDIRLARVPEGKVLDMAAWRYWNGATWTRHEADAIPVVAAPSGELSVLYNAYLDRWVMMYLDEYRAAIVMREARSLTGPWSGQRVVVRGGPDGEYPGLYAPFMHPWSAASGEPDLYFAMSWWPPYNVYLMRTRLDRDVDTDNLLSDPGFEEQPDHQVRVPWYVSGQGGIDRDGQLSRSGKNNGYVRAAQGWNALTQPVVVAPRRNYRLTAWLRSSERLPPAGALGVRSQHGTIAQTTFGYLPDYTEVTVDFNPGNSTNIEIFAGFWGNGADAWVQVDDVSLRLR, from the coding sequence ATGCATCGCAGGGCTCTCCTCACCGCCGCCGCGTTGGCCGCTCCGTTGGCCGCCCTCCCCACGCGCGACGCCACGGCGGCCACGCGCACACGTCCCCGACCCAAGCCCGCTGAGGGGGTCTCGACCATGCAGGCGCCAGGGCCGACCGTCCCGGGCCCCAGCCTCGCCGAGATGGTGGCGAAGCTCACCGGATACGACTCCATCAACGAGACCGACACCCGCTACCAGGTCATGGGCACCGACCTCGGCGTGATGTGGGACAACGGGTCGGGCCAGATCCTCATGGCGTTCGGCGACACCTTCGGCAAAGGCCACGTCGGAGGCGGCCAGTTCGGCGAGGACTGGCGCTCCAACACGCTCGCGCGGTCCTCTGACCGGAACCTGGCCGACGGCATGCACTTCGACGACATGGTGGTCGACCAGCCCGGTCACGCCAAGGAGCTCCTCGCCTCGAAGAAGGTCGACCACGACGAGATCACCGTGATCCCGAACTCCGGGGTGAGCGTCGGCGGCCGCCAGTACCTGCACTACTTCTCCCAGAACCACTGGGGCCCGTGGAACACGAACTACGGCGGCATCGCCTACTCCGACGACAACGGCGAGACCTGGACGAAGAGCGACGTCCGCTGGGAGAACTCCGCCCCACGGTGGGACCGCTACTTCCAGATCGGCTCCCTGCTCCGGCACGACGGCTACGTCTACTTGTTCGGGACGGGAAGCGGACGCTTCTACGACATCCGACTGGCTCGAGTGCCAGAGGGCAAGGTCCTCGACATGGCGGCCTGGCGGTACTGGAACGGCGCCACCTGGACGCGCCACGAGGCCGACGCCATTCCCGTCGTCGCCGCGCCGTCGGGCGAGCTCTCGGTGCTCTACAACGCCTACCTCGACCGGTGGGTCATGATGTACCTGGACGAGTACCGCGCCGCCATCGTCATGCGGGAGGCTCGCTCGCTCACCGGCCCGTGGAGCGGCCAGCGCGTGGTCGTCCGCGGTGGCCCCGATGGCGAGTACCCCGGTCTCTACGCGCCCTTCATGCACCCGTGGTCGGCCGCTTCCGGCGAACCGGACCTCTACTTCGCCATGTCGTGGTGGCCGCCCTACAACGTCTACCTCATGCGCACGCGGCTCGACCGGGACGTCGACACCGACAACCTGCTCAGCGACCCGGGCTTCGAGGAGCAACCCGACCACCAGGTCCGGGTGCCGTGGTACGTGAGTGGTCAGGGCGGGATCGACCGCGACGGGCAGCTCTCCCGCTCCGGTAAGAACAACGGCTACGTCCGCGCGGCGCAAGGCTGGAACGCGCTCACTCAACCGGTCGTGGTGGCGCCGCGGCGCAACTACCGCCTGACGGCCTGGCTGCGGTCATCCGAGCGTCTCCCGCCCGCGGGGGCTCTCGGCGTGCGGAGCCAGCACGGCACGATCGCGCAGACCACGTTCGGGTACCTGCCCGACTACACCGAGGTCACGGTGGACTTCAACCCCGGAAACTCGACGAACATCGAGATCTTCGCCGGCTTCTGGGGCAACGGCGCCGACGCCTGGGTTCAGGTGGACGACGTCTCGCTGCGGCTGCGGTAG
- a CDS encoding peptidoglycan recognition protein family protein, translating to MDVPRSPVARRTVVKAGLGAATAAMIGADVVSAAAAHAAPGDEFPWIISCEEWGARPPNGTIELSDIATNKIIVHHMAFPNVTDYSREHAIQLARDCQDLHMDGNGWVDTGQHFTVSRGGYVLEGRHRSLETLSLGERQVISAHCPGENGRAIGIENEGTYITERPPEALLRSLTRLCVVICQQYSLHAWDIFGHWDFRDTQCPGIAFYAMFPQLRRRVAEGLGEGPGDAPARRWPDIWRFVGGPVVRLVQYLLNHHGYQLDVDGVFGPLTTAAVQDWQARNGIPVDVDATVTPPTWESLVPSLDHTAQGVAVTAVQYILRWKGYTDVALTGRIDQPTWQAIQHIQRLHGLRPNGVVDASTWCVLAGGIVRESLR from the coding sequence ATGGATGTCCCGCGTTCCCCTGTCGCCCGTCGCACTGTCGTCAAGGCCGGCCTTGGTGCGGCGACCGCCGCGATGATAGGAGCTGATGTGGTGTCGGCGGCCGCCGCACACGCCGCGCCCGGCGATGAATTCCCGTGGATTATCAGCTGTGAGGAATGGGGCGCCCGGCCGCCGAACGGCACGATCGAGCTGAGTGACATCGCCACCAACAAAATCATCGTCCACCACATGGCCTTCCCCAACGTCACCGACTACTCGCGGGAGCACGCGATTCAGCTCGCGCGCGACTGCCAAGACCTGCACATGGACGGCAACGGCTGGGTGGACACCGGGCAGCACTTCACGGTGAGCCGTGGCGGTTACGTGCTCGAAGGACGGCATCGCAGTCTCGAGACGCTGTCGTTGGGGGAACGACAGGTGATTTCCGCTCACTGCCCTGGTGAGAACGGCCGGGCGATCGGAATCGAGAACGAGGGCACCTACATCACCGAACGACCGCCGGAGGCGCTTCTCCGTTCCCTCACGCGGTTGTGCGTCGTCATCTGTCAGCAGTATTCACTTCACGCCTGGGACATCTTCGGGCACTGGGACTTCCGGGACACCCAATGTCCGGGCATCGCCTTCTACGCGATGTTCCCGCAGCTGCGGCGTCGGGTCGCCGAAGGCCTTGGGGAGGGACCCGGTGACGCGCCCGCCCGTCGGTGGCCGGATATCTGGCGCTTCGTCGGTGGGCCGGTGGTGAGGCTCGTGCAGTACCTGCTCAACCACCACGGCTACCAGCTCGACGTCGATGGTGTCTTCGGTCCGTTGACGACGGCCGCGGTCCAGGACTGGCAGGCCCGGAACGGCATTCCGGTGGATGTGGACGCCACAGTGACGCCACCCACGTGGGAGTCGCTCGTCCCGTCGCTCGACCACACCGCCCAAGGCGTCGCGGTGACGGCCGTCCAGTACATCCTGCGGTGGAAGGGCTACACCGACGTCGCCTTGACCGGTCGGATCGACCAGCCGACGTGGCAGGCGATTCAGCACATCCAACGCCTGCATGGACTTCGACCGAACGGTGTCGTCGACGCGAGCACGTGGTGTGTGCTCGCGGGCGGCATCGTACGTGAGTCGCTTCGGTGA